One window of the Ramlibacter henchirensis genome contains the following:
- a CDS encoding enoyl-CoA hydratase/isomerase family protein: MDSELRVQVQGGIARLTLDRPHKRNSMTPAMRSAFTQHLNEWAADPSVRLLLLEGAGPDFCAGSDMSLAGQQSARERLAMFTTLARFPKPVVASVQGACIGAAVAMVACCDAVLASPSAFFSVPEVRLGFPPGALAPLLLRGLGERGYRRYVLSGERFDARTAQALGLVHEVCEDLGGRTAEVCAEFLRAAPGAAAAAKKVAGDDVASAVEALIEAEAALLQTEDAREGLAAARERRRPSWDR; encoded by the coding sequence ATGGACAGCGAGCTGCGTGTGCAAGTCCAGGGCGGGATCGCGCGCCTGACGCTCGACCGGCCGCACAAGCGCAATTCGATGACGCCCGCGATGCGCTCGGCCTTCACGCAACACTTGAACGAGTGGGCGGCGGACCCGTCCGTGCGCTTGCTCCTGCTCGAAGGCGCGGGCCCCGACTTCTGCGCCGGCTCCGACATGAGCCTGGCCGGCCAGCAGAGCGCGCGTGAACGGCTCGCGATGTTCACCACGCTGGCGCGCTTTCCCAAGCCGGTCGTCGCTTCCGTGCAGGGCGCCTGCATCGGTGCCGCCGTCGCCATGGTGGCGTGCTGCGATGCGGTGCTGGCGAGCCCGTCGGCGTTTTTCTCGGTGCCCGAGGTGCGGCTGGGCTTTCCGCCCGGCGCGCTCGCGCCGTTGCTGCTGCGCGGCCTGGGGGAGCGCGGCTACCGCCGTTACGTGCTGAGCGGCGAGCGCTTCGATGCGCGCACCGCGCAGGCGCTCGGCCTGGTGCACGAGGTGTGCGAGGACCTTGGCGGTCGAACCGCGGAAGTCTGCGCGGAGTTCCTGCGCGCCGCGCCGGGCGCTGCTGCCGCGGCCAAGAAGGTGGCCGGCGACGATGTGGCCTCCGCCGTCGAAGCCCTGATCGAAGCCGAAGCGGCGCTGCTGCAGACGGAGGACGCCCGCGAGGGGCTGGCCGCCGCCCGCGAACGCCGGCGGCCCAGCTGGGATCGCTGA
- a CDS encoding lyase family protein: MTHPYQASAMIGVLDHRYYGRDPAAAARIAPYLSEDGFFQAMLKVEVALAEGLAARGLCERSVADEVRAAAAQVQPAEVHAEQERIRHPVMSLVNCLKRRVCDTARPFVHLTATTNDIVCSADAYRYREFTRHVLLPCLIELQSTLLRRAVEERDTLQIGRTHGQYAEPITFGWSLAHFASRLGRAIRQVHAAAEDLRGKMAGAVGAYNASSLFFDDPLSFEREVLARLGLKPSPLPTQIVEAEYLVDYTHALVSAFGIVANIADDMRNLHRSELGEVEEHFTADHVGSSTMPHKRNPSRFEAVKSLWKVFMPRMATVYMDQVSEHQRDLTNFESTFFVAEVAAGLYFAADLLGKTMATMVVRRDLMRRNFDDAAGAIVAEPAQLLLSVSGHRDGHETVRRLSRQALAEGRNLADLLFADPTIAERLRGLDERRLAILRDPSHYTGICSPRTAELCAELERDLARLKSTLADTQPH, from the coding sequence GTGACCCACCCGTACCAGGCGTCCGCGATGATCGGCGTGCTCGATCACCGCTACTATGGGCGGGACCCGGCCGCGGCCGCGAGGATCGCGCCGTACCTGTCGGAGGACGGCTTCTTCCAGGCGATGCTGAAAGTCGAGGTCGCGCTGGCGGAAGGCCTGGCCGCGCGCGGCCTGTGCGAACGGTCGGTGGCCGACGAAGTGCGTGCCGCCGCCGCGCAGGTGCAGCCGGCGGAGGTGCATGCGGAGCAGGAGCGCATCCGCCACCCGGTGATGTCGCTCGTGAACTGCCTCAAGCGCCGCGTGTGCGACACCGCGAGGCCGTTCGTCCACCTCACGGCGACCACCAACGACATAGTCTGCTCGGCCGACGCGTACCGCTACCGCGAGTTCACGCGCCACGTGCTGCTGCCGTGCCTCATCGAACTCCAGTCGACGCTGCTGCGGCGCGCCGTGGAGGAACGGGACACGCTGCAGATCGGCCGCACGCACGGGCAGTACGCCGAGCCGATCACCTTCGGCTGGAGCCTGGCGCACTTCGCCAGCCGCCTCGGCCGCGCGATCCGCCAGGTGCATGCCGCCGCCGAGGACCTGCGCGGCAAGATGGCCGGAGCGGTCGGCGCGTACAACGCCTCCTCGCTGTTCTTCGACGACCCGCTCTCGTTCGAGCGCGAAGTGCTCGCGCGCCTGGGCCTGAAGCCTTCGCCGCTGCCGACGCAGATCGTCGAGGCCGAGTACCTGGTCGACTACACCCATGCGCTGGTCTCGGCGTTCGGCATCGTCGCCAACATCGCCGACGACATGCGCAACCTGCACCGCAGCGAGCTGGGCGAGGTGGAGGAGCACTTCACGGCCGACCACGTGGGCAGCTCCACGATGCCGCACAAGCGCAATCCGTCCCGCTTCGAGGCGGTGAAGTCGCTGTGGAAGGTGTTCATGCCGCGCATGGCGACCGTGTACATGGACCAGGTCTCGGAGCACCAGCGCGACCTGACCAACTTCGAATCGACGTTCTTCGTGGCGGAGGTGGCCGCGGGCCTGTACTTCGCCGCCGACCTGCTCGGCAAGACGATGGCCACGATGGTGGTGCGGCGCGACCTGATGCGCCGCAACTTCGACGATGCCGCCGGCGCGATCGTAGCCGAGCCCGCGCAGCTGCTGCTGTCCGTCTCGGGCCACCGCGACGGCCACGAGACCGTGCGCCGCCTCAGCCGGCAGGCGCTGGCGGAAGGACGCAACCTGGCCGACCTGTTGTTCGCCGACCCCACCATCGCGGAGCGGCTGCGCGGGCTGGACGAGCGGCGTCTGGCCATCCTGCGCGATCCCTCGCACTACACCGGCATCTGCTCGCCGCGAACCGCCGAACTCTGCGCCGAACTGGAGCGCGACCTCGCGCGCCTGAAGTCCACGCTGGCGGATACCCAGCCCCATTGA
- a CDS encoding hydantoinase B/oxoprolinase family protein — MAAKFNPIQLEILWRRLISIVDEADASVYRTSFSSLIRDAHDYTNAFFDRHGREICEGSMVTPGQLGALTQGVREICRSFDVASLHPGDVLVSNDPWLLAGHLNDVCVISPIFLREKLVAFTACVFHHTDIGGRPGADNHEVYEEGLFIPLMKLAERGVMSEPVLRMIRANVRKPDDVIGDLRSQIAANHVCAGKIVDMMEELGLDSLDELADEIIGRTEKSMREAIAAIPDGVYHAENTIEGAGNRGDIRIKVRVEVKGSEVLVDFAGTDPQVRWGVNSVYNFTYSYVNFAIKSAFNPEVPNNYGSTLPVKVVAPEGSVVNCSYPAAVAHRTHVGHGLTELVYRALSDATPERVLAECGTAPGSSTVVYGARGNGQRFLTMDLRASGMGASRMADGINCTHFPSNTSNTPAEILEADTPLIVEKREMVCDSGGPGRRRGGLGQEVVWRIPDDQAAPKPPVTVVTVMGRFRYPPKGLFGGGEGGRGSYRINGEASPWGGLNLCKPGDVITFRQPGGGGYGKPIEREPERVASDVRQGYVSIEKAREVYGVVLDAATFEVDAAATQRLRDGMRSA; from the coding sequence ATGGCAGCGAAGTTCAATCCGATCCAGCTGGAGATCCTCTGGCGCCGCCTGATCTCCATTGTCGACGAAGCCGATGCCTCGGTGTACCGCACCTCGTTCTCCAGCCTGATCCGCGACGCGCATGACTACACCAACGCGTTCTTCGACCGGCACGGCCGCGAGATCTGCGAAGGCTCCATGGTCACGCCGGGCCAGCTGGGCGCGCTCACGCAGGGCGTGCGCGAGATCTGCAGGAGCTTCGACGTCGCTTCGCTGCATCCCGGCGACGTGCTGGTGAGCAACGACCCCTGGCTGCTGGCGGGGCACCTGAACGACGTGTGCGTGATCAGCCCCATCTTCCTCAGGGAGAAGCTCGTCGCCTTCACCGCCTGCGTGTTCCACCACACCGACATCGGCGGCCGCCCGGGCGCCGACAACCACGAGGTGTACGAGGAAGGCCTGTTCATCCCGCTGATGAAGCTGGCCGAGCGCGGCGTGATGAGCGAGCCGGTGCTGCGGATGATCCGCGCCAACGTGCGCAAGCCCGACGACGTGATCGGCGACCTGCGCTCGCAGATCGCGGCCAACCACGTCTGCGCCGGCAAGATCGTCGACATGATGGAAGAGCTCGGCCTCGACTCGCTCGACGAGCTGGCCGACGAGATCATCGGCCGCACCGAGAAGAGCATGCGCGAGGCGATCGCCGCCATCCCGGACGGCGTGTACCACGCGGAGAACACGATCGAGGGCGCGGGCAACCGCGGCGACATCCGCATCAAGGTGAGGGTGGAGGTGAAGGGCAGCGAGGTGCTGGTGGACTTCGCGGGCACCGATCCGCAGGTGCGCTGGGGCGTCAACTCGGTCTACAACTTCACCTACTCGTACGTCAATTTCGCGATCAAGAGCGCTTTCAACCCCGAGGTGCCGAACAACTACGGCAGCACGCTGCCGGTGAAGGTGGTGGCGCCGGAAGGCAGCGTGGTGAACTGCAGCTATCCGGCGGCGGTGGCCCACCGCACGCACGTCGGCCACGGCCTCACCGAGCTGGTGTACCGCGCGCTGTCGGACGCGACGCCCGAGCGGGTCCTCGCCGAATGCGGAACGGCGCCGGGCTCGTCCACCGTGGTGTACGGGGCGCGCGGCAACGGCCAGCGGTTCCTGACGATGGACCTGCGGGCTTCGGGCATGGGCGCGAGCCGCATGGCCGACGGCATCAACTGCACGCATTTCCCCTCGAACACCAGCAACACGCCGGCCGAGATCCTGGAAGCCGACACGCCGCTGATCGTCGAGAAGCGCGAGATGGTGTGCGACAGCGGCGGCCCCGGGCGCCGGCGCGGCGGGTTGGGGCAGGAGGTGGTGTGGCGCATCCCGGACGACCAGGCGGCTCCGAAGCCGCCGGTCACGGTCGTCACCGTGATGGGGCGCTTCCGTTATCCGCCCAAGGGGCTGTTCGGCGGCGGCGAGGGCGGGCGCGGCAGCTATCGCATCAACGGCGAGGCCAGCCCCTGGGGCGGGCTCAACCTGTGCAAGCCGGGTGACGTGATCACCTTCCGCCAGCCGGGCGGCGGCGGCTACGGCAAGCCGATCGAGCGCGAGCCGGAACGCGTCGCGAGCGACGTGCGCCAGGGCTACGTGAGCATCGAGAAGGCGCGCGAGGTGTACGGCGTGGTGCTCGACGCCGCGACCTTCGAAGTGGATGCGGCCGCCACGCAGCGGCTGCGCGACGGGATGCGGAGCGCGTAG
- a CDS encoding hydantoinase/oxoprolinase family protein yields MSSHPYRLGCDIGGTFTDFVLVNDDTGELHVHKCLTTPADPSEAVEQGVLALAARIPDLPGRLREVVHGTTLVINAIIERKGSRTGLITTRGFRDTLELGREKRYDTYDIFAEMAPPLVERPFRLELDERIAADGRVLQPLDAQQVRDVLAQMRSMGVESLAVCLINSFENPAHELQVKAILEREAPELAVSISYDVLPQIREYERTSTTVANAYVKPLTARYLARLKQRLEALGFGGQIYMMLSSGGITSVEAARQSPVRVIESGPTAAVISAEHFGRMLGMQELFAYDMGGTTAKSCLIQKGRAGKVTTFEVGRVHRFKKGSGIPIQVPVVDLMEIGAGGGSIARVNKLGLLQVGPDSASALPGPASYGRGGTEPTVSDADLVLGYLDPDYFLGGELKLQRELAEKAIRERIAQPLGLDLTQAAWGIHDVINETMAAAAKTHIAEKGGNPRQVTVAAFGGAGPVHACSLARKLKASRVLVPPVAGVGSALGFFTAPVAYEVVRTRKMNLKDARLDEVEALFREMEASGREVVAPLGGVDVAVERSIDMRLAGQGCELSVALPAGDLGRMSREDVRKLFDDAYVALYGRTYPEVPAELVTFNTVVRLPMRPLQLPLVAPSRHGAEGAVKGARKAYSPQAGDYVRHVVYDRYKLGAGDTLRGPAIIEERESTTIVGEGAQVTVNGQGFLFIELEAA; encoded by the coding sequence ATGAGTTCCCATCCCTATCGCCTCGGCTGCGACATCGGCGGCACCTTCACCGACTTCGTACTGGTGAACGACGACACCGGCGAGCTGCACGTCCACAAGTGCCTGACCACGCCGGCCGATCCATCCGAGGCGGTGGAGCAGGGCGTGCTGGCGCTCGCCGCACGCATCCCCGACCTGCCGGGCAGGCTGCGCGAGGTGGTGCACGGCACCACGCTCGTCATCAACGCGATCATCGAGCGCAAGGGCAGCCGCACCGGCCTGATCACCACGCGCGGCTTCCGCGACACGCTGGAACTGGGCCGCGAGAAGCGCTACGACACCTACGACATCTTCGCGGAGATGGCACCGCCGCTGGTGGAGCGGCCGTTCCGGCTGGAGCTGGACGAGCGCATCGCCGCCGACGGCCGCGTGCTCCAGCCGCTCGATGCGCAGCAGGTGCGCGACGTGCTGGCGCAGATGCGGTCGATGGGCGTCGAGTCGCTCGCGGTGTGCCTGATCAACTCGTTCGAGAACCCGGCGCACGAGCTGCAGGTCAAGGCGATCCTCGAGCGCGAGGCGCCCGAGCTGGCCGTGTCCATCTCCTACGACGTGCTCCCGCAGATCCGCGAGTACGAGCGCACCAGTACCACGGTGGCCAATGCGTACGTGAAGCCGCTGACGGCGCGTTATCTCGCCAGGCTCAAGCAGCGGCTGGAGGCGCTCGGGTTCGGCGGGCAGATCTACATGATGCTGTCCAGCGGCGGCATCACGTCGGTGGAAGCCGCGCGCCAGTCGCCGGTGCGCGTGATCGAATCCGGCCCGACCGCGGCGGTGATCTCCGCCGAGCACTTCGGCCGCATGCTCGGCATGCAGGAGCTGTTCGCCTACGACATGGGCGGCACCACCGCCAAGTCGTGCCTGATCCAGAAAGGCCGCGCCGGCAAGGTGACGACGTTCGAGGTGGGCCGCGTGCACCGGTTCAAGAAGGGCAGCGGGATCCCGATCCAGGTGCCGGTGGTCGACCTGATGGAGATCGGCGCGGGCGGCGGCAGCATCGCGCGGGTCAACAAGCTCGGCCTGCTGCAGGTCGGCCCGGACAGCGCGAGCGCATTGCCGGGCCCCGCCAGCTACGGCCGCGGTGGCACCGAGCCGACGGTGAGCGACGCCGACCTCGTGCTCGGCTACCTCGATCCCGATTACTTCCTCGGCGGCGAGCTGAAGCTGCAGCGCGAGCTGGCGGAGAAGGCGATCCGCGAGCGCATTGCGCAGCCGCTGGGCCTGGACCTGACGCAGGCTGCCTGGGGCATCCACGACGTCATCAACGAGACGATGGCGGCCGCCGCCAAGACCCACATCGCGGAGAAGGGCGGCAACCCGCGGCAGGTGACCGTCGCCGCGTTCGGCGGCGCCGGGCCGGTGCATGCCTGCAGCCTCGCGCGCAAGCTCAAGGCCAGCCGCGTGCTGGTTCCGCCGGTGGCGGGCGTGGGCTCCGCGCTGGGCTTCTTCACCGCGCCCGTGGCCTACGAAGTCGTGCGCACGCGCAAGATGAACCTGAAGGACGCGCGGCTGGACGAGGTCGAGGCGCTGTTCCGGGAAATGGAGGCTTCCGGCCGCGAGGTGGTGGCGCCGCTGGGCGGCGTCGACGTCGCGGTGGAGCGTTCGATCGACATGCGCCTGGCGGGCCAGGGCTGCGAGCTGAGCGTGGCGCTGCCGGCCGGCGACCTCGGCCGGATGTCGCGCGAGGACGTGCGCAAGCTGTTCGACGACGCCTACGTGGCCCTGTACGGCCGCACCTATCCCGAAGTGCCGGCGGAGCTGGTCACGTTCAACACCGTGGTGCGGCTGCCCATGCGGCCGCTGCAGCTGCCGCTCGTGGCACCGTCGCGGCACGGGGCCGAGGGCGCGGTGAAGGGCGCGCGCAAGGCGTATTCGCCCCAGGCCGGCGACTACGTGCGGCACGTCGTGTACGACCGCTACAAGCTGGGCGCGGGCGACACGCTGCGCGGCCCCGCGATCATCGAGGAGCGCGAGTCGACCACCATCGTGGGCGAGGGCGCGCAGGTCACCGTCAACGGGCAGGGCTTCCTGTTCATCGAGCTGGAGGCCGCGTAA
- a CDS encoding cysteine hydrolase family protein codes for MTQEVLRTLEEQLRPAHTALVVVDMQNDFCAEGGYLQRTRAASSENPIRVDENERIAERIGRLAAEARRAGATVVWLRSVYDFKHLAPAHIAKREGEGCCMEGSWGADWFRIEPAEGDIVVTKHTFSGFHETDLHERLQARGIRTLVMTGVATNVCVDSTLRHGFFLGYNIVVAEDCVGSGNQAGHEGTLATVRVNFGSVVDSQRLLTLLA; via the coding sequence ATGACGCAAGAGGTCCTGCGCACGCTCGAAGAGCAGCTGCGGCCGGCGCACACCGCCCTGGTGGTCGTCGACATGCAGAACGATTTCTGCGCCGAAGGCGGCTACCTGCAGCGCACCCGCGCCGCGTCCTCGGAGAACCCGATCCGCGTCGACGAGAACGAGCGGATCGCCGAGCGCATCGGGCGGTTGGCGGCCGAGGCGCGGCGCGCCGGCGCCACCGTCGTGTGGCTGCGCTCCGTCTACGACTTCAAGCACCTCGCGCCTGCGCACATCGCCAAGCGCGAGGGCGAAGGCTGCTGCATGGAAGGCAGCTGGGGCGCGGACTGGTTCCGCATCGAGCCGGCCGAAGGCGACATCGTGGTCACCAAGCACACCTTCAGCGGTTTCCACGAGACGGACCTGCACGAGCGGCTGCAGGCGCGCGGCATCCGCACGCTGGTGATGACCGGCGTGGCGACCAACGTGTGCGTCGATTCCACGCTGCGCCACGGCTTCTTCCTCGGCTACAACATCGTGGTGGCGGAAGACTGCGTCGGCAGCGGCAACCAGGCCGGCCACGAGGGCACGCTCGCGACGGTGCGGGTGAACTTCGGGTCCGTCGTCGATTCGCAGCGGCTGCTGACGCTGCTCGCCTGA
- a CDS encoding AMP-binding protein, whose protein sequence is MRSIADIEALEQRPLRERLDAATVPALIRRGAGRDPAKAALRFLPEGRLDRDEIVLSHGELLAQVHRAARLFRSLGVGRGDVVALLLPNLPETYVALLGAMCAGIAMPVNWMLRPAQLESLLRAGRPKVVVAAAELRDTLEALPAAVVDGIALLQVGGSATRAGWTSFEEACASHGGDALEVPEPEDVAAYIHTGGATGQPKLAKLLHRGIAYKCWAYRELLGQRPEHVALGVSPLFHVGGIVLRAIHPLACGMSIVIPGALGLRDREVLRRYWQIVEAKRVTELSAVPTSLGVLAEVDPGAADLSSLRPFAITGSSTLPLAVAKRFEQRIGVRLLCDYGLTEYTATVALPPPGDDLPEGSCGLRLPYTQVRIVRGDGRECAPGEIGEILVNGPGLVGGYLDAKATTALFTEDGWARTGDLGRMDGNGFLFITGRAKDIIIRGGHNIDPRVIEETLQSHDDVALAAAVGQLDAYAGEVPVAYVQLKKGNGAGAEELQAFAKERIPERAAAPVAVHVLQEMPLTGAGKVNKPLLREMSGCAVIERMVREAGGLAATRVTAVPDPVHGTVYRVAIAADASTAARLEGVLAALPCRCEVTPESALEVP, encoded by the coding sequence GTGCGGTCGATCGCCGACATCGAAGCGCTGGAGCAGCGGCCGCTGCGGGAGCGGCTCGATGCGGCGACGGTGCCGGCGTTGATCCGCCGCGGCGCGGGGCGCGATCCCGCGAAGGCGGCGCTGCGGTTCCTGCCCGAAGGCCGGCTCGACCGGGACGAGATCGTCCTCTCGCACGGCGAGCTGCTCGCGCAGGTGCATCGTGCGGCGCGGTTGTTCCGGTCGCTCGGCGTGGGCCGGGGCGATGTGGTCGCGCTGCTGCTGCCGAATCTTCCCGAGACCTATGTCGCGCTGCTTGGTGCGATGTGCGCCGGCATCGCCATGCCGGTGAACTGGATGCTGCGGCCGGCGCAGCTGGAGTCGCTGCTGCGGGCCGGGCGGCCCAAGGTGGTGGTGGCCGCCGCCGAGTTGCGCGACACGCTGGAAGCGCTGCCCGCCGCTGTGGTCGACGGGATCGCGTTGTTGCAGGTGGGCGGCTCGGCGACGCGGGCCGGCTGGACCTCTTTCGAAGAAGCCTGCGCGTCGCATGGCGGTGATGCGCTCGAAGTCCCGGAGCCCGAAGACGTCGCGGCCTACATCCACACCGGCGGCGCCACCGGGCAGCCCAAGCTGGCCAAGCTCCTGCACCGCGGCATCGCCTACAAGTGCTGGGCGTATCGCGAGCTGCTCGGCCAGCGCCCCGAACACGTGGCGCTCGGCGTGAGCCCGCTGTTCCACGTCGGCGGCATCGTGCTGCGCGCGATCCATCCGCTGGCGTGCGGGATGTCGATCGTCATCCCCGGCGCGCTGGGCCTGCGCGACCGCGAGGTGCTGCGGCGCTACTGGCAGATCGTCGAGGCCAAGCGCGTCACGGAGCTGTCGGCGGTGCCGACGTCGCTCGGCGTGCTCGCCGAGGTCGACCCCGGTGCGGCCGACCTGTCGTCGCTGCGGCCGTTCGCGATCACCGGGTCTTCCACGCTGCCTTTGGCGGTGGCGAAGCGCTTCGAACAGCGCATCGGCGTGCGCCTGCTGTGCGACTACGGCCTGACGGAATACACCGCCACCGTGGCGCTGCCGCCGCCCGGCGACGACCTGCCGGAAGGCAGCTGTGGCCTGCGGCTGCCCTACACGCAGGTGCGCATCGTTCGCGGCGATGGCCGTGAGTGCGCACCCGGCGAGATCGGCGAGATCCTGGTGAATGGGCCGGGGCTGGTCGGCGGCTACCTCGACGCGAAAGCGACCACCGCGTTGTTCACCGAGGACGGCTGGGCGCGCACCGGCGACCTGGGGCGGATGGACGGGAACGGCTTCCTGTTCATCACCGGCCGCGCCAAGGACATCATCATCCGCGGCGGCCACAACATCGACCCGCGCGTGATCGAGGAGACGCTGCAGTCGCACGACGATGTGGCCCTCGCGGCCGCGGTCGGCCAGCTCGACGCTTACGCCGGCGAGGTGCCCGTGGCCTATGTGCAATTGAAGAAGGGCAACGGCGCCGGGGCCGAGGAACTCCAGGCGTTCGCGAAAGAGCGCATCCCCGAGCGTGCGGCTGCGCCGGTGGCCGTGCACGTGCTGCAGGAGATGCCGCTCACCGGCGCCGGCAAGGTGAACAAGCCGCTGCTGCGCGAGATGAGCGGGTGCGCCGTGATCGAGCGGATGGTGCGCGAGGCGGGCGGGTTGGCGGCCACACGCGTCACCGCCGTGCCCGACCCGGTGCACGGCACGGTCTATCGCGTCGCGATCGCCGCAGACGCGTCAACTGCAGCGCGCCTGGAAGGCGTCCTGGCCGCGCTTCCCTGCCGCTGCGAAGTGACGCCAGAATCGGCGCTGGAGGTGCCATGA
- a CDS encoding PaaI family thioesterase, whose protein sequence is MNQPHNPGREGIHAFRDSDQREPLRNDVSPFTVGLNMRIVSIDARAGRLRATFDPGEHYIGGARPTVHGGAMATMLDISMATLVVAMTGADQRTATANLNVSFLRPLPPGPCTCEVEAERVGRTVAFMRAVLLDAAGERAATGSATFPLFTAS, encoded by the coding sequence ATGAACCAGCCGCACAACCCGGGCCGCGAAGGCATCCACGCCTTCCGCGATTCCGACCAGCGCGAGCCGCTGCGCAACGACGTCAGCCCGTTCACCGTGGGCCTGAACATGCGCATCGTGTCGATCGACGCCCGCGCGGGCCGGTTGCGGGCCACATTCGATCCCGGTGAACACTACATCGGCGGCGCCCGGCCGACGGTGCACGGCGGCGCCATGGCCACGATGCTGGACATCTCGATGGCGACCCTGGTCGTGGCGATGACGGGCGCCGACCAGAGGACCGCGACCGCCAACCTCAACGTCTCCTTCTTGCGGCCGCTGCCGCCGGGGCCCTGCACCTGCGAAGTGGAAGCCGAGCGGGTGGGCCGCACGGTGGCCTTCATGCGCGCGGTGCTGCTGGATGCCGCAGGCGAGCGTGCCGCCACCGGCTCGGCGACCTTTCCCTTGTTCACCGCGAGCTGA